The Deltaproteobacteria bacterium region CTTCGTGGCCCTGGGCAACTTCGACGCCGACCCCAACCCCGAGGTGGTGGTGGTGGCCGACGCCCAGCTCTTCCTCCTCGAGCACGACGGCACCCTGAAGTGGGGCCCCGAGCTCCTGCCGGCCGGGGCCGGGCAGACCGCCCGCCGGGGCGGCCCGCCGACCGTGGCCGACTTCGACGGCGACGGTCAGCCGGAGATCGGCCTGGCCACCAACGGCGCCTACGCCGTCTACGACACCGGCGGTGAGCTGCTCTGGAGCCGCGACACCCAGGACCTCTCCTCGGCGGCGACCGGCTCCTCGGTCTTCGACTTCGAGGGCGATGGCTGGGCCGAGGTCGTCTACAACGACGAGGTCTACCTGCGGGTCTTCGACGGCGAGACCGGCAGCGTCCTCTACGAGCAGCCCAACACCACCGCCACCGCCTACGAGTACCCCGTCATCGCCGACGTGGACGGCGACGGCGCGGCGGAGATCGTGGTCTCGGCGAACCCCTACGGCAGCAACCCGACCACCGGCATCCAGGTCTTCGGGGGCGGCCTCGACGGCACCGGCCAGCCGGTCTGGGTGGACACCCGCCCGATCTGGAACCAGCACGGCTACCACATCTCGAACGTCCACGACGACGGCACCCTGCCGATGGTGGAGGCCGACGCCTGGGATCCAGGCACCATCGACGGCTGGGCCTTCGGCAGCGGCGGCGGCACCTACCGCGCCAACGCCAGCCCCCCGATCGTCGGCTTCTTCGAGCCCGCGGCGGACCTCGCCGTCACCTCGGCGATGATCGACCGGAGCAGCTGCGACACCGAGCTCACCCTGCGCTTCTGGGTCGACAACGTCGGCGCCACCACCGCGCCGGCGGGCATCACCGCCGACGTCTACCGGGGCCGCTACGTGGCCGCCCCCGACTTCCTGGGCAGCGCCACCACCACGGTGGCCCTGGCGCCCGGGGAGGGGGAGCTCCTCTCGGTGCGGATCACCTCGCCGGGGGCCCGCGACGACGTGCTCATCGTGGTGGACGACGCGGACGCGATCAGCGAGTGCGGTGGCCCGGCCAACGGCAACCTGATCGTCGGCGCGGTGGGCTGCCCCTAACCTCGCCCTTTCGTGGTGAAGCGCGCGATGGGGCGGTGACCTCATCGTGCGCTCGTGGGCATCCGCCGTGTAGGCGCATGTGCCCCGGTGTCGTTTGATCCGGCGGCGGCGCATCACTCACAATCGAGCAGGCAGATGGGGGGTCGGTAGCGGGTCGGCCCGATCCCTTCGCTCTCCTCCTGCTCATCTTGGGGGTACGCATGGCGCGTCGGTGGCTGCTGGTGGTCGGTTGCGTGGGGTCTTTCCTGCTCTCAGTGAGTGGGTGTGGAGATTCTCCCCCCCCCGATAGGGGTGGATGAGCCCGGATCGAGGCGGCAGTTCGCGACGGGAGATCCTGGGTCGGGCTGTGTACCCAGCGGCGTGACCGTCACGAGCGCCTGCGTGGATCATCAGAGAGGTCTCTGCGCGACCTACTCCTGTGAAGGTGGGCAGGGGCGCCTCCAGTGCTGCAACGACACGGGCCTCGGGTGCGGGATCGCGGACGATTGCCGCAACCCCGAGGACGAAGGGGAGGGCCTCGAAGCGCTGGCCTGCAACTCTGACGGCAGCGAGCGCACCTGCGACGGCTCGGATGACGACTGTGATGGAGAGACCGACGACGGCTTCGGCCTCGGGGAGGCCTGCGAGGAGGGGCTCGGAGAGTGCCGGGTGTCGGGTACGGTCCAGTGCGATCCCGAGGACGACACGGGGACGATCTGCGATCCGGACGCCACGCCTCCCTTGCCGGCGCCAGAGGTCTGCAACGAGAAGGACGACGACTGCGACGGGGAGGTGGACGAGGACTGCGGACCGCCGGGCGGCCCTTCGGGGCCCTGGCCGTATGGCGATGGCCCCGGCGGCGGCGGCGACGGCTGCGATCTGGTTGGCGGCTGCGGGGGCGGGGCTCCCGATCCAGCGGCGGGAGATCGATGCGAGTCCTCGGATGGGGGCAAGGTCGATCTGATCTCCGGCTAGGTCTTCCTCCGGCGGGGTGACCTGCGGGTGCCGGGAACGGGAGGCGTCCCGCTGGTCTTCGAGCGTGGCTACCTCTCCCACAGTGGAGGCGGGATCCTGGGGTACGGCTGGTGGACGCCCTTCGACCTGGAGCTGATCCCGCTGGTCGAGGCTCCCGGGGAAGGGCGGTGGCCGATCCGGTCTACTGGTACGACGGCGCCGGCAACGTCACCCAGGTCGCCCACTTCCTGAAGCTCGAGGTCTCGGGTGTCCAGGTGCCCACGGTGGTGCAGGCGCTCTTCGCCACGCAGGTCTCGCTCTGTCTGCAGCGAGACCACCTCGGTCGCATCACCTCGGTGGCCCTGGCGACGAAGGACCAGCTCGCGGTCCTGCCGGTGGATCTGTGCTACCTCGTGGCCGAGTCGCCCTGGGACATCGACGGCGACGCGATGGTCGGAGCGCCGCCGGACCTCCAGCCGGACGACCCGCTGATCCTGCCCCTGCTCACGATGGCCTACGACGCCCGCAACCGCCGCAGCGAGAAGCAGGTGCTGGGGATGCGCTGGCGCTACGCGCATGGCCCCGCAGACGAGCTGATCGAGGAGCGGGTGGAGCCGGTGGTGGGGGTGGGGCTGCCCGGGAGCGTCGCCTTGACCCGCAGCTGGATCCGGGCGGGCGGCGAGCTGATCGCGAGGCGCGATCACGCCCACCGCAACGTCCTCGACCCGGCGAGCGGCCAGCGCACCACCCGCACCCTGCTCTCCCGCGTGCTCTGGTACCATGGGGACCATCTGGGGACGCCCCAGGCGCTCACCGACGAGAGAGGCAGCGTGGTGTGGAAGAGCCACTGGCGCGACCCCTTCGGAGGCCCCGTGCAAGACCAGGATCCCGACGGCGACGGCGCCCAGGTCAGCGAGCCCGTGAGGTTGCCGGGGCAGTACGACGACGGGTACTTCGCGTGGATCGGGGAGGCCGGTCCCTACCACAACTGGACTAGGACATTCTCGCCTCGTATCGGGAGATACCTGGAGCCGGACCCGCAGCGGCAGACTCTCCCTTCTACACCAGACCAGGTGTTTTCTTACGCGAATGGCGCCCCGCTGACCGGCCTGGACCCTTTCGGCATGTATGTTCTTCATGGCACCTGTGGAGCTTGGAATACTGCTGTCGCACTGATTCGAAACCGCGTTGGAACTACCGAATGCAACTCATGCAGGAACAGGTTTCCGTTCGGCTGCAACATCGACGCCTGGCTGGTCCCCGGCAACGATCCTGATGTCTTCTTTCCAGACTGGGGCGTCTTTGGTTTTCGGGCATACACCAATTGCGCTGGCTTCCGTTCTGGCCCACCTGACTCCCGTCCCAACGCTGTGAATATTGCCCAACGGTTC contains the following coding sequences:
- a CDS encoding VCBS repeat-containing protein, which gives rise to MGPLSVLGDLDQDGLLDIVTGRTAYDFVGGVMWDDAVTDRAGAPTDGFVALGNFDADPNPEVVVVADAQLFLLEHDGTLKWGPELLPAGAGQTARRGGPPTVADFDGDGQPEIGLATNGAYAVYDTGGELLWSRDTQDLSSAATGSSVFDFEGDGWAEVVYNDEVYLRVFDGETGSVLYEQPNTTATAYEYPVIADVDGDGAAEIVVSANPYGSNPTTGIQVFGGGLDGTGQPVWVDTRPIWNQHGYHISNVHDDGTLPMVEADAWDPGTIDGWAFGSGGGTYRANASPPIVGFFEPAADLAVTSAMIDRSSCDTELTLRFWVDNVGATTAPAGITADVYRGRYVAAPDFLGSATTTVALAPGEGELLSVRITSPGARDDVLIVVDDADAISECGGPANGNLIVGAVGCP
- a CDS encoding MopE-related protein, producing MDHQRGLCATYSCEGGQGRLQCCNDTGLGCGIADDCRNPEDEGEGLEALACNSDGSERTCDGSDDDCDGETDDGFGLGEACEEGLGECRVSGTVQCDPEDDTGTICDPDATPPLPAPEVCNEKDDDCDGEVDEDCGPPGGPSGPWPYGDGPGGGGDGCDLVGGCGGGAPDPAAGDRCESSDGGKVDLISG
- a CDS encoding RHS domain-containing protein: MADPVYWYDGAGNVTQVAHFLKLEVSGVQVPTVVQALFATQVSLCLQRDHLGRITSVALATKDQLAVLPVDLCYLVAESPWDIDGDAMVGAPPDLQPDDPLILPLLTMAYDARNRRSEKQVLGMRWRYAHGPADELIEERVEPVVGVGLPGSVALTRSWIRAGGELIARRDHAHRNVLDPASGQRTTRTLLSRVLWYHGDHLGTPQALTDERGSVVWKSHWRDPFGGPVQDQDPDGDGAQVSEPVRLPGQYDDGYFAWIGEAGPYHNWTRTFSPRIGRYLEPDPQRQTLPSTPDQVFSYANGAPLTGLDPFGMYVLHGTCGAWNTAVALIRNRVGTTECNSCRNRFPFGCNIDAWLVPGNDPDVFFPDWGVFGFRAYTNCAGFRSGPPDSRPNAVNIAQRFCGEPVVLAGLIVHEFTRWCSCQGNEYGEGQQAGTNTEVACGF